Sequence from the Maribacter algicola genome:
GTCAACTTTTATAAATTTGAATATCAATATTTTATTTATAATATTAAAATTGAATTTATTTTCTAGGAATAGATGACTTCTGGGCATCCCTTAAAAACGACCTACCGCCCCTAAAGGAGAAATAGGCAATGATCCAACCAACAAATTGCCAAAACCAATCTTGGTGCATCTCATGTCTCAATTCAGCTTTAGGTTCGAGCAATAAATAAGGGGTCCTTTTTACCAATGGAATAAAATCCGGCATAAAGTAAACCCCGATTGTAATACTTAAGAAGATAAAAAACACCCCAAGTATTCTCTCTAAAATTTTGCGGCTTATTGACACTTTAATAAAAGTATCTATTTTCAATCATTCAATAAAAAAATGTAGCTGCCTGCCCTATAATAGTGATAGATATCCTATTAAAGATTAAATCCTTTTTCCTATCTTAAAAGCTTTAAATAGCGCACTCCCTATGGATTTAAATGTGACCGACAATCCCGATAAAAAAAGATACGAGGCTGCCATCGAGGGCCACACGGCCTTCATTGAATATATCAAGACCAAGGAGAAAATCTTCCTGACCCATACGGAGGTGCCTGTTGCACTGGAGGGTAAGGGAATCGGTTCGGCACTGGTACTGCAGGTTTTTGAGGATATAGAGAAGTTGGGACTTACTCTAGTACCCCTTTGTCCCTTTGTAGCCATGTACTTAAAAAAGCATCCGGAGTGGCGAAGGTTGGTAATGAAGGGCATCAATATAGCATAAAGAACTATGGATAAAGAAATAACCAAAGAGTACACGAAAGACGACTTGACCATTGTATGGAAACCCAATAAATGCATACATTCCGGGGTTTGCGTAGAAAAATTGCCCGATGTCTATAAACCGAAGGAAAAACCTTGGATAACCCCAGAAAATGCCAATATTTCAGACCTGAAATCACAGATCAAGTCATGTCCCTCCGGGGCCTTATCCTATTACATGAAAGGTGAAGGAGAAACCCAAGAAAGTAATACCGATGAACTATATACCGAAATCAAGATTTTGGCAAACGGCCCTTTTCGTGTAATGGGTAAATTAAAGATTGAGACAGCATCTGGGGAAACGATCCACAAGGATGGCCCTATGAGTTTTTGTAGGTGCGGGGCATCGGAAAACAAACCTTTTTGCGATGGGGCCCATCGGAAAATAGCATTTAAAGGATAAATAACATACTAATAAAGAATTAAATTCATGGAATTAGCCATACACAATTGGATGCGTGCAGAATCATTGGAACATACACTCAACCGTATTTCAAAACTCGATTACACGTATCTTGAAATTCAGGGAGCACCCGAAAGTTATGATCCGCAAAAGGTCAAACTGCAAATGGATATATACGGTATTAAATGTTGGGGTTCCGTTACCTTGATGTTGGAGGAGCGGAATTTATTGGCCAAGGACCCCGCCCAACGTAAAATGTCCATCCAATACGTAAAGGATGTCGCCAAGATGGTGTCAGACCTTGGTGGCTCAGTCATTTCTTTGGTCCCTGCAACCGTTGGCAAAATCATACCAGATGCCACTCCAGAACAGGAATGGGAATGGGCCGTTGAAGGTGTCCGAGAAGTTTACAAGTATACCGAAGAATTAGGGGTAAGGATAGGCATTGAACCCATTAACCGTTTTGAGACCTATTTCATTAATCGGGGAGCACAGGCCTTGGCCCTAGCCGAAGAAGTTGGACCTAACTGCGGTGTCTGCCTGGACACCTTTCACATGAACATTGAAGAAGTGGACATGTTCGAGACCATGAAAAAAGTGGGCAACCGCTTGGTGAATTTCCATGTGGCAGATAATAATAGAATGGCCCCGGGCATGGGCCATTTAAACTGGAAAAAAATTATTGATACCTTAAGGGAAATCAATTACGACAAAGTGCTCTCCGTAGAGTTTTGTGCCCCGTTGGACAGAACTCCAGCAAACCCTTTTCCAAATTCCATTGAAAGCGATCCCAAGGAATTAACGGCAGAACAAAAAAAGTTTTTGGAAGACCATGGAAGTTCTGCCATTACCGATGATTTTTATACCATGCTGACGAAAAAATCCATGGACACCTTAACTGAACTACTTAAATAATCAGAAAA
This genomic interval carries:
- a CDS encoding GNAT family N-acetyltransferase, coding for MDLNVTDNPDKKRYEAAIEGHTAFIEYIKTKEKIFLTHTEVPVALEGKGIGSALVLQVFEDIEKLGLTLVPLCPFVAMYLKKHPEWRRLVMKGINIA
- a CDS encoding (4Fe-4S)-binding protein gives rise to the protein MDKEITKEYTKDDLTIVWKPNKCIHSGVCVEKLPDVYKPKEKPWITPENANISDLKSQIKSCPSGALSYYMKGEGETQESNTDELYTEIKILANGPFRVMGKLKIETASGETIHKDGPMSFCRCGASENKPFCDGAHRKIAFKG
- a CDS encoding sugar phosphate isomerase/epimerase family protein, giving the protein MELAIHNWMRAESLEHTLNRISKLDYTYLEIQGAPESYDPQKVKLQMDIYGIKCWGSVTLMLEERNLLAKDPAQRKMSIQYVKDVAKMVSDLGGSVISLVPATVGKIIPDATPEQEWEWAVEGVREVYKYTEELGVRIGIEPINRFETYFINRGAQALALAEEVGPNCGVCLDTFHMNIEEVDMFETMKKVGNRLVNFHVADNNRMAPGMGHLNWKKIIDTLREINYDKVLSVEFCAPLDRTPANPFPNSIESDPKELTAEQKKFLEDHGSSAITDDFYTMLTKKSMDTLTELLK